The stretch of DNA CGAAGATACAGATTCCTACATCGATTGAAGAATTATGACGCATACGACGAATACCGACGTGGACCAGTTTAGCGGCGCACTACCGATTTTTACGCAACCTCACTTTGTGCTGTTCCCCGGGACGTCGCAGATCATCGCCGTCACCACAGAACCGCTCCGTCAGATGGTGGCCGACGTGCTTCGCGAGCAAGGACGATTTGCCGTCGCGCTGAGTTCGGCGGTTGACGATTTCGTCTGTGTGGCGCGGATTGTCACTCCTACGTTTTTTACGCCAGCGGCGAATTGCATTTACATCGAGGGCGTCTGTCGCGCACGGGTCCTCTCTCGGCATCCAGCGGACGACTCGTACCAGCAGGGGATGCTAGAAGCGCGGCCCGATCACTACGTGACGACACCCGTCATCGATCGCCGCCGCCGTTATGAGGAATTGTTGGCAGCATTTCGCGAGCTATTTCCACACATCCTGCGCAACGATCTGTTCCAACTGTGGGCCGACGACCAACTTGCCCTGGGTGAGTTGTGTGACCAGATTGCCGACCAGTTGCCCCTCGCACCCTCCCGCAAGCAGGCATTGTTGGCAGAGTCGAATGTCGATCTGCGCAGTGATCTGTTACTCGCCCAATTGCGGGAATTGCACCGCGGACAACGGGAAGCCACGATCGAGCAGTCGGCAATTCCGCAATTCAGCGTGAATTGATCGGTTTAGCTGGGAATCGTCTACCGTGTCGACACCGCGCTGTGAGGTTTCAATCACCGTTGATTGACCGTCGCTGGGGCAACACGTAAAATCCTGTGGCTTCTCTCATACACTCTTTTGCCTCCCAGACGGTCGATTCATGGAACACGGACCTGTTGATTTGCCTCGTATTGAGCGCGCGGTGCGCGAAATTTTGCTCGCGGTCGGAGAAGATCCCGACCGGGACGGGCTACTCGAAACGCCCGCCCGCGTGGCCCGCATGTATAAAGAGCTGTTTTCCGGTCTGCATTCCGAACCGGGGCGGCATCTGGAGAAGGTCTTTGAGGAAAAGTACGACGAACTCGTGCT from Symmachiella dynata encodes:
- a CDS encoding LON peptidase substrate-binding domain-containing protein, with the translated sequence MTHTTNTDVDQFSGALPIFTQPHFVLFPGTSQIIAVTTEPLRQMVADVLREQGRFAVALSSAVDDFVCVARIVTPTFFTPAANCIYIEGVCRARVLSRHPADDSYQQGMLEARPDHYVTTPVIDRRRRYEELLAAFRELFPHILRNDLFQLWADDQLALGELCDQIADQLPLAPSRKQALLAESNVDLRSDLLLAQLRELHRGQREATIEQSAIPQFSVN